One genomic segment of Pseudonocardia sp. T1-2H includes these proteins:
- a CDS encoding FAD binding domain-containing protein, with the protein MKPAAFTYHRARTTAGAVGLLTELGDDAKVIAGGQSLVAMMNFRLARPEHLVDITHVEGLAGIRRDGDALHLGALVTHRAVEKADLGDFAVLSRAMRWVGHLPIRTRGTVGGSIAHADATAEWCLLAVLLDARILAESPSGVREIRAVDFFQGPFTTALEPDELIVEIVFPRPAPRAALTEYADRRGDFALVAAAVDLDTDRVVLGGVAPTPVLVEGAGTAAEIAGALELRDEPGISAHYRRGLVRTLVERAREEASRG; encoded by the coding sequence GTGAAGCCCGCCGCCTTCACCTACCACCGCGCCCGCACCACGGCGGGCGCGGTGGGGCTCCTCACCGAGCTGGGCGACGACGCGAAGGTCATCGCCGGTGGCCAGAGCCTGGTCGCGATGATGAACTTCCGCCTCGCCCGGCCCGAGCACCTGGTCGACATCACGCACGTCGAGGGGCTCGCCGGGATCCGCCGCGACGGTGACGCGCTGCACCTCGGGGCGCTGGTCACGCACCGCGCGGTCGAGAAGGCGGACCTCGGGGACTTCGCGGTGCTGTCCCGCGCGATGCGATGGGTGGGCCACCTGCCCATCCGCACCCGCGGGACGGTCGGCGGGAGCATCGCCCACGCCGACGCGACGGCCGAGTGGTGCCTGCTCGCCGTCCTGCTCGACGCCCGGATCCTCGCGGAGAGCCCGTCCGGGGTCCGCGAGATCCGGGCGGTCGACTTCTTCCAGGGCCCCTTCACCACCGCCCTGGAGCCCGACGAACTGATCGTCGAGATCGTCTTCCCGCGCCCGGCGCCCCGCGCCGCGTTGACCGAGTACGCCGACCGGCGCGGGGACTTCGCGCTGGTCGCCGCGGCCGTCGACCTGGACACGGACCGGGTCGTGCTCGGCGGTGTCGCGCCCACGCCGGTGCTGGTCGAGGGCGCCGGGACGGCCGCGGAGATCGCGGGCGCCCTGGAGCTGCGGGACGAGCCGGGGATCAGCGCGCACTACCGCCGTGGCCTGGTCCGCACGCTGGTCGAGCGGGCCCGAGAGGAGGCTTCCCGTGGCTGA
- a CDS encoding MFS transporter — MRTGDQVVQDLPWKWGVQGRIFVIGGLGYMFDAWDVSLNGFLTPLLGTEFGLSTGQRGLVATANLIGMAVGAIAWGTIADRMGRKKAFSITLMIFALFSVLGALSPSWEVFLVLRFLAGVGLGGCIPVDYAIVSEFSPRKQRGRVLAAMDGWWPIGTTLAGVTATFLVPVTGNWRWMLALMVLPAILLFWIRRGVPESPIYLARTGREAEARAVIDDMVARTGATPEPYEIPAVVPEAAASRKKGLSAAVDQLRLVWAFNPKVTGVAWALFISVMVVYYAALSWMPSILRAQGMGEVAAFGSTTVMNAVGILGVLTSVMLVEIVGRKWVIGIAAPLAALSLLVFSLVLGSPTAAIVMIAVFGFFALVVIPVMYAYVSELYPTELRASGFGWASSMSRAVTGFVPLIFGSLLWPVLGLPLTFALMGVVVLGAVLYMALAAPETKGRELDRIVGSEDVTGAEAPTTQPARSA, encoded by the coding sequence ATGCGTACAGGCGACCAGGTCGTCCAGGACCTCCCGTGGAAGTGGGGGGTGCAGGGCCGGATCTTCGTCATCGGCGGTCTCGGGTACATGTTCGACGCCTGGGACGTCTCCCTCAACGGCTTCCTCACCCCGCTGCTCGGCACCGAGTTCGGGCTCTCCACCGGCCAGCGCGGCCTCGTCGCGACGGCCAACCTGATCGGCATGGCGGTCGGCGCGATCGCCTGGGGCACCATCGCGGACCGGATGGGCCGCAAGAAGGCCTTCTCGATCACCCTGATGATCTTCGCGCTGTTCTCCGTGCTGGGCGCGCTGTCGCCGAGCTGGGAGGTCTTCCTCGTGCTGCGCTTCCTGGCCGGCGTCGGCCTGGGCGGCTGCATCCCGGTGGACTATGCGATCGTCAGCGAGTTCTCGCCACGCAAGCAGCGCGGCCGGGTGCTCGCCGCGATGGACGGCTGGTGGCCGATCGGCACCACGCTCGCCGGTGTCACCGCCACGTTCCTCGTGCCGGTCACCGGCAACTGGCGCTGGATGCTCGCGCTGATGGTGCTGCCCGCGATCCTGCTGTTCTGGATCCGCCGCGGCGTGCCGGAGTCGCCGATCTACCTCGCCCGCACCGGGCGCGAGGCCGAGGCCCGGGCCGTCATCGACGACATGGTGGCGCGGACCGGCGCCACGCCCGAGCCCTACGAGATCCCTGCCGTGGTGCCCGAGGCCGCCGCGTCGCGGAAGAAGGGCCTTTCCGCCGCCGTCGACCAACTCCGGCTGGTCTGGGCGTTCAACCCGAAGGTCACCGGTGTGGCCTGGGCGCTGTTCATCTCGGTGATGGTCGTCTACTACGCCGCCCTGTCCTGGATGCCGTCGATCCTGCGGGCGCAGGGCATGGGCGAGGTCGCCGCGTTCGGCTCCACGACCGTGATGAACGCGGTCGGCATCCTCGGCGTCCTCACCTCCGTGATGCTGGTCGAGATCGTCGGCCGGAAGTGGGTCATCGGCATCGCGGCCCCGCTCGCCGCGCTGTCCCTGCTGGTCTTCTCCCTGGTCCTGGGCTCGCCGACGGCGGCCATCGTGATGATCGCGGTCTTCGGGTTCTTCGCCCTCGTGGTGATCCCGGTGATGTACGCCTACGTCTCGGAGCTCTACCCGACCGAGCTGCGCGCCAGCGGCTTCGGCTGGGCCTCGTCGATGAGCCGCGCGGTCACCGGTTTCGTGCCGCTGATCTTCGGCAGCCTGCTCTGGCCGGTCCTGGGCCTGCCGCTGACGTTCGCCCTGATGGGCGTGGTCGTGCTCGGCGCGGTGCTCTACATGGCGCTCGCCGCGCCGGAGACCAAGGGCCGCGAGCTCGACCGGATCGTCGGGTCCGAGGACGTCACGGGCGCCGAGGCGCCGACCACCCAGCCGGCCCGCTCGGCGTGA
- a CDS encoding FAD-dependent monooxygenase, translating into MASQSFTVTVVGGGLGGLTTALALRRRGLRTVVLEQANQLGEVGAGIQTAPNASRILFGLGLRRQMEAIRTEPTDQVRRRWQDGSIIASLPLADRVKSEYGAPYWHYHRADLHKVLLDACTDPDGPGPVTEVHTASGVAEIDRTDPTRPVAITADGRRFTGDVLIGADGIRSRVRDAAGFDDTLVFSGEMCYRALIPGDKIAADPATRFLLDRFHSTLWYGPDRHLVHYLIRGGEYLNVVAVVPNTLDTTDAWTVPATADELVDAFPGWDDRVASMLSKAEGDASKWALFRRRRDPVWVDGRVALLGDACHAMLPYQAQGASQAMEDAAVLAEELGAVTRDGIDGALIRYVSRRATHAGMVQDASLENMRFYHLPDGPEQQERDALLRDFRGESDVSYDWLWGGSPLNDPDTESHSYPFAR; encoded by the coding sequence GTGGCCAGCCAGTCGTTCACCGTCACCGTCGTCGGTGGTGGGCTCGGAGGTCTCACCACCGCGCTCGCGCTCCGGCGGCGGGGGCTGCGCACCGTCGTCCTCGAGCAGGCGAACCAGCTCGGCGAGGTCGGCGCCGGCATCCAGACCGCCCCGAACGCGAGCCGGATCCTCTTCGGCCTCGGCCTGCGCAGGCAGATGGAGGCGATCCGCACCGAGCCGACCGACCAGGTCCGGCGCCGCTGGCAGGACGGCAGCATCATCGCGTCGCTCCCGCTGGCGGACCGCGTGAAAAGCGAGTACGGCGCCCCGTACTGGCACTACCACCGCGCCGACCTGCACAAGGTCCTGCTCGACGCCTGCACCGATCCGGACGGCCCCGGCCCGGTCACCGAGGTGCACACCGCCTCCGGCGTCGCCGAGATCGACCGCACCGACCCCACCCGGCCGGTGGCGATCACGGCGGACGGCCGCCGGTTCACCGGCGACGTCCTGATCGGTGCCGACGGGATCCGGTCGAGGGTCCGCGACGCCGCAGGCTTCGACGACACGCTCGTCTTCTCCGGGGAGATGTGCTATCGCGCGCTGATCCCCGGGGACAAGATCGCCGCCGACCCCGCGACCCGTTTCCTGCTGGATCGCTTCCACTCCACGCTCTGGTACGGGCCGGACCGGCACCTCGTGCATTACCTCATCCGCGGCGGGGAATACCTCAACGTGGTCGCGGTCGTGCCGAACACGCTGGACACCACCGACGCCTGGACCGTCCCCGCCACCGCCGACGAGCTCGTCGACGCCTTCCCCGGCTGGGACGACCGGGTGGCCTCGATGCTCTCCAAGGCCGAGGGCGACGCGTCGAAGTGGGCGCTGTTCCGCCGCCGCCGCGACCCGGTCTGGGTCGACGGCCGGGTGGCCCTGCTGGGCGACGCCTGCCACGCGATGCTCCCCTACCAGGCCCAGGGCGCCTCCCAGGCCATGGAGGACGCCGCGGTCCTGGCCGAGGAGCTCGGCGCCGTGACCCGCGACGGCATCGACGGCGCGCTGATCCGCTACGTCTCCCGGCGGGCGACCCACGCCGGGATGGTCCAGGACGCGTCACTCGAGAACATGCGCTTCTACCACCTGCCCGACGGCCCGGAGCAGCAGGAACGCGACGCGCTCCTGCGCGACTTCCGGGGCGAGTCCGACGTCTCCTACGACTGGCTCTGGGGCGGTTCGCCGCTGAACGACCCGGACACCGAGTCCCACTCCTACCCGTTCGCACGCTGA
- a CDS encoding MarR family winged helix-turn-helix transcriptional regulator codes for MGDKRVRAEPEQLPAPAALLAAPGYVARRLHHAYTAAWVRYVDPLLTGPQFAVLTAVDAYPGVEQGSLARAVALDRSTMASIVRRLEDRGLIVRVTPPEDGRKRLLHLTDEGTTSLREADKRARDLDELLMRDIGKSAEAALLTRLNGIAEHWESLVDD; via the coding sequence ATGGGCGACAAGCGCGTGCGGGCCGAACCCGAGCAGCTGCCGGCGCCGGCGGCTCTGTTGGCCGCGCCCGGGTACGTCGCCCGGCGGCTGCACCACGCCTACACCGCCGCGTGGGTGCGCTACGTCGACCCGCTCCTGACCGGCCCGCAGTTCGCCGTGCTCACCGCGGTCGACGCGTACCCCGGCGTCGAGCAGGGGTCGCTGGCCCGGGCCGTCGCCCTCGACCGGTCGACGATGGCCAGCATCGTGCGACGACTCGAGGACCGCGGGCTCATCGTCCGCGTGACCCCGCCGGAGGACGGCCGCAAGCGGTTGCTGCACCTCACCGACGAGGGCACCACCTCGCTGCGCGAAGCCGACAAGCGTGCCCGCGACCTCGACGAGCTGCTCATGCGCGACATCGGCAAGTCCGCCGAGGCTGCGCTGCTGACCAGGCTCAACGGCATCGCGGAGCATTGGGAGTCCCTCGTCGACGACTGA
- a CDS encoding type 1 glutamine amidotransferase domain-containing protein, with the protein MKILMVLTSHDKLGDTGRRTGFWLEEFAAPYYVFSDAGADVTLASPKGGQPPLDPRSDEPDSQTDATRRFRADEEAQAKLADTEKLANVSAGDFDTVFYPGGHGPMWDMPDNPDSIALLEGFLAADKPIAAVCHAPAALVNVRAQDGSYLVADRHVTGFADEEEAGVGLTGVVPFLLEDRLADRGAVYARSKAWGPHVEVDGRLVTGQNPASSTGTAERLLEMLRA; encoded by the coding sequence ATGAAGATCCTGATGGTGCTGACCTCACACGACAAGCTCGGCGACACCGGGCGCAGGACCGGGTTCTGGCTCGAGGAGTTCGCGGCCCCCTACTACGTGTTCTCCGACGCGGGCGCGGACGTCACCCTCGCCTCGCCCAAGGGCGGGCAGCCACCGCTCGACCCGCGCAGCGACGAGCCCGACTCGCAGACGGACGCGACGCGGCGGTTCCGGGCCGACGAGGAGGCGCAGGCGAAGCTCGCGGACACGGAGAAGCTCGCGAACGTCTCCGCCGGCGACTTCGACACGGTCTTCTACCCCGGTGGGCACGGCCCGATGTGGGACATGCCCGACAACCCGGACTCGATCGCGCTGCTCGAGGGGTTCCTCGCCGCCGACAAGCCGATCGCCGCCGTCTGCCACGCGCCCGCGGCACTGGTCAACGTGCGCGCGCAGGACGGGTCCTACCTCGTGGCGGACCGGCATGTCACGGGCTTCGCCGACGAGGAGGAGGCCGGGGTCGGCCTGACCGGCGTGGTGCCGTTCCTGCTCGAGGACCGCCTCGCGGACCGCGGCGCCGTGTACGCCCGCAGCAAGGCCTGGGGTCCGCACGTGGAGGTGGACGGGCGGTTGGTCACCGGCCAGAACCCCGCGTCGTCGACGGGCACCGCGGAGCGGCTGCTGGAGATGCTGCGGGCCTGA
- a CDS encoding dihydrofolate reductase family protein, with product MRRAVYFPMGTLSYAMSISLDGYIEDLTGGIAFSEPDEEVHRFANQQTRETAAFLFGRGLYEVMEEFWTAPERADGPEVEAEFAREYAATPRIVFSDSLESVAPGCRLVRRADAIDEVVRLKKETDGDLAVGGAGLAASLLDLIDEFRPRVVPAFIGGGKPYFPLGADLRLRLVEQRAFRGGTVYLRYERIG from the coding sequence GTGCGCCGGGCGGTCTACTTCCCCATGGGCACTCTCAGCTACGCGATGAGCATCTCCCTCGACGGCTACATCGAGGACCTGACCGGCGGCATCGCCTTCTCCGAGCCGGACGAGGAGGTGCACCGCTTCGCCAACCAGCAGACTCGTGAGACGGCGGCGTTCCTGTTCGGCCGCGGCCTCTATGAGGTCATGGAGGAGTTCTGGACGGCGCCGGAGCGGGCCGACGGGCCCGAGGTGGAGGCGGAGTTCGCCCGCGAGTACGCCGCGACGCCGCGGATCGTGTTCTCCGACTCGCTGGAGTCGGTCGCGCCCGGGTGCCGGCTGGTGCGCCGCGCCGATGCGATCGACGAGGTGGTCCGGCTCAAGAAGGAGACCGACGGCGACCTGGCCGTCGGCGGCGCCGGTCTGGCTGCATCGCTGCTGGACCTGATCGACGAGTTCCGCCCGAGGGTGGTGCCGGCCTTCATCGGCGGCGGCAAGCCGTACTTCCCGCTCGGCGCCGACCTGCGGCTGCGGCTGGTCGAGCAGCGCGCCTTCCGCGGCGGCACCGTGTACCTGCGTTACGAGAGGATCGGCTGA
- a CDS encoding transglycosylase family protein, which produces MFSRISIFSGRNLLRAALAGAIAVGAPLAVSGTANAASGSTWDALAQCESSGNWSINTGNGFSGGLQFTPSTWQAFGGQGVPENATREQQIAVAENVLAAQGWNAWPACSQKLGLA; this is translated from the coding sequence ATGTTCTCTCGAATCTCGATCTTCTCCGGCCGTAACCTGCTGCGTGCGGCTCTCGCCGGCGCCATCGCGGTCGGAGCTCCCCTCGCCGTCTCCGGCACCGCGAACGCTGCGTCCGGCTCGACCTGGGACGCGCTGGCCCAGTGCGAGAGCAGCGGCAACTGGAGCATCAACACCGGCAACGGGTTCTCCGGTGGCCTGCAGTTCACCCCCTCGACGTGGCAGGCCTTCGGCGGCCAGGGCGTCCCGGAGAATGCGACCCGCGAGCAGCAGATCGCCGTCGCCGAGAACGTGCTGGCCGCGCAGGGCTGGAACGCCTGGCCGGCGTGCTCGCAGAAGCTCGGCCTGGCCTGA
- a CDS encoding LysR family transcriptional regulator translates to MSALIAVAESGSVTRAADILHLVQPAVSRQIRLLEDELGTALFERTRSGMVLTSDGRVLLEHARRALGELERARAEIRPRSGELQGLVTVGLLPSFADPLAEALVGRVAREHPTVQLRLLVGYAGHVAEWLDAADVDLAVLYDVRPSASVDVRPLLDEALWVVGPPDADLSLEHPMGLAEVVDRLRVLPSRPHAMRNMLERTAARKGCELRVAVETNSMSVQRRLAAAGVGLTVLPGTAVTNALARGRVTAAPLTDPEMRRRLVLAMPGTRKLSVAARGVADLLVDEMARSVASGAWPSATWLGG, encoded by the coding sequence CTGTCCGCGCTCATCGCGGTCGCCGAGTCGGGAAGCGTCACCCGGGCCGCGGACATCCTGCACCTGGTGCAGCCGGCCGTTTCGCGGCAGATCCGGCTCCTCGAGGACGAGCTGGGCACGGCGCTGTTCGAGCGGACCCGCAGCGGCATGGTCCTGACCTCGGACGGGCGGGTGCTGCTCGAGCACGCGCGGCGTGCGCTCGGGGAGCTGGAGCGGGCGCGCGCGGAGATCCGGCCCCGCTCCGGTGAGCTGCAGGGTCTCGTGACGGTCGGTCTGCTACCCAGTTTCGCCGACCCGCTGGCCGAGGCGCTGGTGGGCCGGGTGGCCCGCGAACATCCCACCGTGCAGCTCCGCCTGCTGGTCGGCTACGCCGGGCACGTCGCCGAGTGGCTCGACGCCGCTGACGTCGACCTCGCCGTCCTCTACGACGTCCGACCGTCGGCCTCCGTGGACGTCCGCCCGCTGCTCGACGAGGCGCTGTGGGTGGTCGGGCCGCCGGACGCCGACCTCTCGCTCGAGCACCCGATGGGCCTGGCGGAGGTCGTCGACCGGCTCCGCGTCCTTCCCAGCCGTCCGCACGCCATGCGCAACATGCTCGAGCGGACGGCGGCGCGGAAGGGCTGCGAGTTGCGGGTCGCGGTCGAGACGAACTCGATGAGCGTGCAGCGCCGGCTGGCCGCGGCCGGTGTCGGACTCACCGTCCTGCCGGGGACCGCGGTGACGAACGCGCTCGCCCGGGGCAGGGTCACCGCCGCTCCCCTCACCGACCCGGAGATGCGCCGCAGGTTGGTGCTGGCGATGCCCGGCACGCGCAAACTGAGTGTCGCCGCCCGCGGCGTCGCCGACCTCCTCGTCGACGAGATGGCCCGTTCCGTCGCCAGCGGTGCGTGGCCCTCGGCCACCTGGCTGGGTGGTTGA
- a CDS encoding alpha/beta fold hydrolase, whose product MSFATAADGARIHFDVEGAGPPLVLLAGQANSRRWWGPVRSDFAAAHRTIAIDALGTGESESPPGAEYTTRRFAGDVIAVLDELGLDRVDVYGTSMGGKVAQWVAADHPGRVRSLVLGCTTPGGERGLVAAPDVLRPLAGPPQDAERALGELMFTPGWLRAHPGPYAVLGDRHMSAAARRGHRRASAGHDAWDALARIAAPTLILHGTDDLFCPTANASLLAERIPDSRSLLLEGARHAYFEEFREQAGRAVLDFLGQHRN is encoded by the coding sequence GTGAGCTTCGCGACGGCAGCCGACGGCGCCCGGATCCACTTCGACGTCGAGGGAGCCGGCCCCCCGCTGGTGCTGCTGGCGGGGCAGGCCAACTCGCGGCGCTGGTGGGGCCCCGTACGAAGCGACTTCGCCGCGGCGCACCGCACCATCGCCATCGATGCGCTGGGCACCGGCGAGAGCGAGTCGCCGCCCGGCGCCGAGTACACCACCCGGCGCTTCGCCGGGGACGTGATCGCGGTGCTCGACGAGCTCGGCCTGGACCGGGTGGACGTCTACGGGACCTCCATGGGCGGGAAGGTGGCCCAATGGGTCGCCGCGGACCACCCGGGCCGGGTCCGCTCCCTCGTCCTCGGCTGCACCACGCCTGGCGGCGAGAGAGGACTCGTCGCGGCCCCCGACGTGCTGCGACCGCTCGCAGGCCCGCCGCAGGACGCCGAGCGCGCCCTCGGCGAGCTGATGTTCACCCCGGGCTGGCTCCGTGCGCACCCCGGCCCGTACGCAGTCCTGGGCGACCGCCACATGAGCGCCGCCGCGCGCCGTGGTCATCGCAGAGCCAGCGCAGGACACGACGCGTGGGACGCGCTCGCTCGAATCGCCGCCCCGACGCTGATCCTGCACGGCACCGACGACCTGTTCTGTCCCACCGCGAACGCGTCACTGCTCGCGGAGCGCATTCCCGACAGCCGGAGCCTCCTGCTGGAGGGGGCCCGCCACGCCTACTTCGAGGAGTTCCGGGAGCAGGCCGGGCGGGCGGTCCTGGACTTCCTCGGACAGCACCGGAACTGA
- a CDS encoding phosphonopyruvate decarboxylase gives MAEQAWQKEAFDVLLEAGVRQIAYVPDAGHAYSIREAIGSPEIQDVVLTSEEEGVGVVAGAWLGGRRAVLLMQSSGVGNCVNMFSLLENCRFPFLTLITMRGEYAEFNPWQSPMGRRAQGVLELMGIRVYRADAPDEVGEVVSAAVDSAFLAGEQVAVILGQRLIGRKKWEGNR, from the coding sequence ATGGCTGAGCAGGCGTGGCAGAAGGAGGCGTTCGACGTCCTCCTGGAGGCCGGGGTGCGGCAGATCGCCTACGTGCCCGACGCCGGACACGCGTACTCGATCCGGGAGGCCATCGGTAGCCCGGAGATCCAGGACGTGGTGCTGACCAGCGAGGAGGAGGGCGTCGGCGTGGTGGCGGGGGCGTGGCTCGGTGGCCGGCGCGCCGTGCTGCTGATGCAGAGCAGCGGGGTCGGCAACTGCGTCAACATGTTCTCGCTGCTGGAGAACTGCCGCTTCCCGTTCCTGACGCTGATCACGATGCGCGGGGAGTACGCCGAGTTCAACCCCTGGCAGAGCCCGATGGGGCGCAGGGCCCAGGGTGTCCTGGAACTCATGGGAATCCGCGTGTACCGCGCCGACGCACCCGACGAGGTCGGGGAGGTCGTGAGCGCCGCGGTCGATTCGGCGTTCCTCGCGGGGGAGCAGGTCGCCGTCATCCTCGGCCAGCGCCTGATCGGCCGGAAGAAGTGGGAGGGGAACCGATGA
- a CDS encoding thiamine pyrophosphate-dependent enzyme: MSSAVTEPRIERRRFVADLLAGVPDALVVTGLGSPSYDVFAAGDRDENFYLWGAMGAAVPVGLGLALAQPDRSVVVVTGDGEQLMGVGSLGTVGACEPSNLTVVVLDNGHFGETGMQRSHTSLGTDLAAVARGFGIADSFRVEDHDGVTGVIERIRARSGPAFAQVLISAEEPPRVLPPRDGVFVKNRFRAALGLTPF; this comes from the coding sequence ATGAGCAGCGCAGTGACCGAACCCCGGATCGAGCGGCGCCGCTTCGTCGCCGATCTGCTGGCAGGTGTGCCGGACGCCCTCGTGGTGACGGGCCTCGGATCGCCGTCCTACGACGTGTTCGCCGCCGGCGACCGCGACGAGAACTTCTACCTGTGGGGCGCCATGGGCGCTGCGGTGCCGGTCGGACTCGGCCTGGCGCTGGCTCAGCCGGACCGCTCGGTCGTCGTCGTGACGGGTGACGGCGAGCAGCTCATGGGCGTCGGATCCCTCGGAACCGTGGGGGCCTGCGAGCCTTCGAACCTGACCGTCGTCGTCCTCGACAACGGGCACTTCGGCGAGACGGGCATGCAGCGGAGCCACACCAGCCTCGGCACGGACCTCGCCGCGGTGGCCCGCGGTTTCGGCATCGCCGACTCGTTCCGCGTCGAGGACCACGACGGGGTGACGGGCGTGATCGAGCGGATCCGCGCCCGGTCGGGTCCGGCCTTCGCGCAGGTCCTCATCTCCGCCGAGGAGCCGCCGCGGGTGCTCCCCCCGCGCGACGGCGTGTTCGTGAAGAACCGCTTCCGCGCCGCCCTGGGCCTCACGCCCTTCTGA
- a CDS encoding LysR family transcriptional regulator has translation MTVDELEWFVVLAETEHMTRAATRLSISQPTLSRGLARLERQVGAPLFDRVNRRLRLNVYGRVLLEHTRRSLGELDAAGERIRSLRDPDHGSVRLAFLHSVATWLAPELIRGFRIEAPGVQFSLTQAASYELLAHVREGQADIAITGPRPDAEDLGWHPLHREQLCLVVPRDHAAAALDQVDLAAAANEPFIVLGREFGLRQLTEDLFAHAGIAPDIAFESAEIATMEGLVAAGLGVAVVPAPRPNRAEPNAVYIPLADSAAHRELGLVWHEEVARSPLTERFMGFVFSGRWRRAPAD, from the coding sequence ATGACGGTGGACGAGCTCGAGTGGTTCGTGGTCCTCGCCGAGACCGAGCACATGACCCGGGCCGCCACCCGGCTGAGCATCAGCCAGCCCACCCTGTCCCGTGGTCTGGCCCGCCTGGAGCGCCAGGTCGGGGCTCCGTTGTTCGACCGGGTGAACCGCAGGCTGCGGTTGAACGTCTACGGCCGCGTCCTCCTCGAGCACACCCGCCGCAGTCTCGGGGAGCTCGATGCCGCCGGCGAGAGGATCCGCTCTCTCCGGGACCCCGATCACGGCTCCGTCCGGCTCGCGTTCCTGCACTCGGTCGCGACGTGGCTGGCGCCCGAACTGATCAGAGGCTTCCGCATCGAGGCACCCGGGGTGCAGTTCTCCCTCACCCAGGCCGCGTCCTACGAGCTCCTCGCCCACGTTCGCGAAGGCCAGGCCGACATCGCGATCACCGGGCCGAGACCCGACGCCGAGGACCTCGGCTGGCATCCGCTCCACCGTGAGCAGCTGTGCCTGGTGGTACCGCGCGATCACGCCGCCGCGGCGCTCGACCAGGTCGACCTCGCTGCCGCGGCGAACGAGCCGTTCATCGTCCTCGGCCGGGAGTTCGGCCTGCGACAGCTCACCGAGGACCTCTTCGCCCATGCCGGCATCGCCCCGGACATCGCCTTCGAGAGCGCGGAGATCGCGACGATGGAAGGGCTGGTGGCGGCAGGCCTCGGAGTCGCGGTCGTCCCCGCACCGCGTCCGAACCGGGCCGAGCCGAACGCCGTGTACATCCCTCTGGCCGACTCCGCAGCGCACCGGGAGCTCGGGCTGGTCTGGCACGAGGAGGTGGCCCGCTCACCCCTCACCGAGAGGTTCATGGGGTTCGTCTTCTCGGGCCGCTGGCGTAGGGCGCCGGCGGACTGA
- a CDS encoding FAS1-like dehydratase domain-containing protein — MSEPGKQSVLAESLRSWRPGTVETSRRVDPWSAAAFAALIDADTPALKEGDPLPPLWHWFTLLDHPAQAAIGEDGHPTAGPFLPPIPGRRRMFAGGRFNQDAPIPLGAELHCRSAVADVTVKSGRSGEMAFVTVRHELSVAGELVATEEQDIVYRSEPEGTPRRTMTRPEGGEPAPDGDWSSALPTDPVLLARFSALTYNGHRIHYDTPYVTEVEGYPDLVVHGPLLALQALELPRVNAPGKTVRTFEYRLVRPAFVPARILSAARCDGDRAQITVAAEGVTPSLTATVRLA, encoded by the coding sequence ATGAGTGAGCCCGGCAAGCAGAGCGTCCTGGCCGAGTCGCTGCGGAGCTGGCGGCCCGGCACCGTCGAGACCTCGCGTCGGGTCGACCCGTGGTCGGCCGCGGCGTTCGCCGCGCTCATCGACGCCGACACGCCGGCCCTGAAGGAGGGCGACCCCCTGCCGCCCCTGTGGCACTGGTTCACCCTCCTCGACCATCCCGCGCAGGCGGCGATCGGCGAGGACGGCCACCCGACGGCCGGCCCCTTCCTTCCCCCGATCCCGGGGCGGCGTCGCATGTTCGCCGGGGGCAGGTTCAACCAGGACGCGCCGATCCCGCTCGGCGCCGAGCTGCACTGCCGGTCGGCCGTCGCGGACGTGACGGTGAAGTCGGGCCGCAGCGGCGAGATGGCCTTCGTGACGGTCCGGCACGAGCTGTCCGTCGCCGGTGAGCTGGTCGCGACCGAGGAACAGGACATCGTCTACCGGTCGGAACCCGAGGGCACGCCACGCCGCACGATGACCCGTCCCGAGGGCGGTGAGCCTGCGCCGGACGGGGACTGGAGCTCGGCCCTGCCGACCGATCCCGTCCTGCTGGCCCGCTTCAGCGCCCTCACCTACAACGGTCACCGCATCCACTACGACACCCCGTACGTGACCGAGGTGGAGGGCTACCCGGATCTCGTGGTGCACGGCCCCCTCCTCGCCCTCCAGGCCCTCGAGCTGCCGCGGGTCAACGCGCCCGGTAAGACGGTCCGGACGTTCGAATACCGGCTCGTTCGCCCGGCCTTCGTCCCGGCCCGGATCCTGAGTGCCGCCCGCTGCGACGGAGACCGCGCGCAGATCACGGTGGCGGCCGAGGGCGTCACGCCGTCCCTGACGGCCACCGTCCGGCTCGCCTGA